The region ACTTATGAAAATGTATCTTGAAAGTAAGTTTTCTTTCATAATATTTATCTAAAAACAACTATTTTCACAGTAAGATAAACTGATtcattaatttgaatttaaatttagatttttttgcCCCTTAATTACGATAACACGATAATCCATGGTCTCTAACCGATAGACACACCGATAGTCATTACACTCGCAGAGTTGCCAGAGTCGTCGCCGAAGTTAATTGTTGTTGGGCTTGCGACGAAACGGTCACACCAGGACGCAGTGAAATTTTGTATTGTAAAAATGTCATTTTCCGCCATCGGAGATTGCCAATTAGTATCGCAAATATATCAGGTAAAAGCCCACCAGACACTGCCAGCGGCAATGGCCTAATGCGTTCGCATTTCAGTACAGGAGCCACCGCGTCGCGTGCACTTTTAAAGTGCTGCCGACACCTGTGACCCATTTTAAGCGGGAACCCAAAAATGACTTCTACTGGATGACCGCGGATCGCTGGGCCCGCATCGAGAGCGGTCTGTGGCGCCTGTTGGAGAACCTGAAGCACTGGCAGGAGGCCCACAAGCTGGACACCGATCTCCTCATCGATCACATCAATGTGCGTGTCCAGGCTACCAAAGAACCGCATCCTGCCACGCTCAGCCTGCTGGCCGACGCGGAACTGACCTCCAATGACCTCAGCCTGGATCTCCAACTGCAGTACATAACGCACGAGGACACCACCTTCGTGGCCGTCATTCCCAGCAAGCGCAAGCTTGCCACGGAAGCAGAATCCAACGGCTCCGGCCGCAACAGCAATTCTAGCAAGGGCAAAGAAGCCAGCTTGGCATCCAAGCTAAAAGCGGGGTAGGAAACCCTTTAGAGAACATTCCTTTAGTTAGTAACCTATGTAATCTTGATGTTTCGTATCTTTAGAACGATTAGCAAGTCACAGCTAGAGACATCTAGAGTCTTCTGCTATATAGTTTACAAGTATTTTTAAGGCTTTCATTGCTTTTGTATGTAGCCATCTAGCTTTAGtgcctttttaaatattgacaATGATTAAGTTGCCTATGCTACTTTATTTAGCCAGAATTACACTCTGTAAATTCTGGGAAAGTAATCCCGATTTCTGATATCTGATTATCCTGTATGTCTCAAACATATTCCCTTTAGAGCCACCTCAAAGCCCAAGCACATAGACGCCGACGACGACGAAGATGATGGTGATATTTTTGGCTCGTGCCGCCAACCGCCTGCCAAGGTCAAGCGCGAACGCAGATCCATTTCCCAGGGTGGCGAAAAGGAGAAGtcctccagcagcagcggaACCTCTTCTCGGCAAGCGAACCGCATAAAGCGAGCCCAGAGTCCAGTACAAAGGTAAGTTATTGGGAACGGCATTTGCTAGAAGATGTTAGAGGAATCAAGGCGTATTGATGTATTCGCAGAAATTCCAGAGCCAGCTCCGTCGAGTCCAAACCCGCCCGCCGCTCCGGCCGATCACCCATGCCTCCAGGTCGCTTTAAAAATTACGTCTTAGGGTACGCGTTGAATTTTTGGGCTGTGTAGACCGATATTAACCATTTCTCTGGGTGAATTTTCAGCGAGGCGAGGGCCAGCAAGAGCAAGGGTTCCAAGTCCAAGGTGAAACGAGTTTCGCCAACGCCTGCCAAGGCTCTGAAGGTGGAGCAGATGGACGGAGCCCGGTTCGATGCTCTGCAGCAGCTGGACAGCATGCTGGACATGCCCAAGCCGCGAGAAGTTGAGATTTTGTAAGTGATTCAACTGGATGAAAATAAAGCGCTTACGAAATTGCCTTCAACCTCTGATCTTTTGATTGCCTCAGACTCTTGAAGGAATTGGGTGAAGACGATGTCATGAACACTTTCGAAATGTATCGCAGCGACTTCGATAAGCTGTTCAAGGAGCGGGAGTTCAAGCCGCGCACTGTGGGCTATATGAACATTGATCACATGGAGATCATTGACATACTCAACACGAACATTCACCAGAAGATGCTAAAGAAACTGGGCGAGGTCTACAGCAGTCGAAGCGTAAGTTTGGGGCTTTCTTAGAATTGCACATATCTGAATACTTCCCGATCATCAGAACCACACGACGCTGCTTGTAAACGGATTGCTGCCACTGTGGATAGTGCGCCTCTTTATGGACACGTACAAGCTATCACATTCGGACGCACTGCAGCAAATCCGCGACCAAACGAAGTACAGCTCCTATCTGAAGGCCTTCAATAATGAGCCATTGTGTTCCGATCTGGATGACTGATCCCATCCTGCTTTACACTAGGATATTTTATCACTGCATTTAAGATATATAAATGTGGCAACTGCAGATCTTGCCACTTTTAAACTTTGTTATGGAATAAACACTTGTTAAAATTCATTTGtctttctttattttgaatGGAATCTGTTCTGTATTACTCATTACATTGTATAAATACATAATTCATGTGCTTTCGAAAAAAGAAAACGCTTGAGCAACCGAATGTAGAGAGTGGGTTGGGTGTAATGGAGAGAGCACTCTGGACGACTGGCGGCGATGACAACGTGGGCGAAGGATTACGAAATTGCTTTACTTAAAATCTAAGGACATGCTAGCGAGTAAGTAATGTTGATGAATCGCCCGGCAAGTGGTTGTTTAAAACTCAGTCTGACCTCCACACTCGTATGTACAATCTATGTGGACTATTTGTGATGCAGTTTAAAGCTCGTCGTGCTGCtgatcctcctcctcgtcgtcggcgCTTGCGCTCTCCTGGCTGGCGGTCGCCGGCTCCTCAGcatcgtcctcctcctcctcatcgaTCTCCACCTGTTCGTCCTGCGAGACTCCCAAAGTCTGGCGCATCATCTGCTCAATGCTGTCGGCGAACTGGGAAGTCTCCTGGAGCATGTATCCAGACCGCAGAGTGGCAGTGCGGAACATCATCACAGCCATGTCCTTGGCGGTATCATCAGCCTCATCGGCCTCCACGCGACGCAGGAGCTCGCGCATCAGAGGATGCCTGGGGTTAATCTCGAGGGTCTTTTTCTGGTTGAGGTAGTAGGTGCGCTGCGGATCGTCGGACTTCTGGTGGGCATTGGACATGGCCAGACGCTCCATGTTGCCGGTCCAGCCAAAGACGCCCGCCACCAGGGCGCACGGCGAGTTGCTCAGACGCTCGGACACCTGGGCCTTGGAGATCTGATCCTTGAGAGCCACATCGTTCAACCATTTGACAAGCGGCTCGAAGGTGCTCTTCAGCGACTCGAAGTTCTTCTTGCTCTTCTCGGACTCGTTCAGCTGGAAACCCTCCTTGGCCACGTTCTGGAACTTCTTGCCATCGAACTCGGGCAGGGCGGAGATGCAGTACTCATCGACGGCCTCCACCAGGTACAGGACCTCGTAGCCCTTGGACAGCAGACGCTCAACGAAGGGCGACTTCTCGACCTCAGCGCGGTTGGCACCGGCGATGTAGTAGATGTGCTCCTGCTTGGCCTTCATGCGCTCCTTGTACTCGGCCAGCGAGGTGACGCCCTTGCCGTTGGAGGTCTGGAAGCGGAGCAGCTTGGCGAGACGCGATCGGTTGCTGGGATCCTCCATCACGCCCAATTTGATGCTGTAATTTCAAGAAATAATGGTTATTAGCAacgaatatattattaaaaagctAAACAGTTAATAGAATtccttgaaaaaataaattcctttTAATTTTCCACGTCACTATGGtcagtattttaatattacgTGGGCTTGGAGGAAATTCTTATCTTATCtgtgttttataaaatataataaaaaatgccaCGGAAATTCCAAAAGTAAAATTAACATTTCGggagaaatatataaacaaaagctTTCTATAAAAACCCAAGTTCACCGGAAAAGTGAACTCTTATCACTGCGAATAAAACTACACGTCACTACGGTCAATATTGCAAAATTGAATGGATTCTGCGGATATCTTATCAGCCCCCCATTTGTACCTTATAAAAGAGATAATGAACGACACTTACTTGGTGGAGAACTCCTTCCAGAACTTCTCATAGGCCTCCTTGTCGATCTTCTTCAGCATATCGAGCACCTTGCGGACCAGCTTCTTCTTGATCACCTTGATGAGCTTGTGCTGCTGCAGGGTCTCGCGGGAAACGTTGAGGGGCAGATCATCGGAGTCGACGACACCGCGGATGAAGTTCAGATAGTTGGGCATCATGTCGTTGAACTCGTCGGTGATGAAGACGCGGCGCACGTACAGCTTGATGTTGTCCGACTTGGTGCCGTAGCGGTTGAAGGACTCGGATGGCTGCACCTTGGGCACGTAGAGCAAACTCTTGAAGGTCACCTCACCCTCGGCGATGAAGTGCGTCTGGGACAGGGGCTCGCTGGAGTCCTTGGTCAGGCTCTTGTAGAAGCTGGTGTACTCATCCTCGGTCACCTCGGCGGGCTTGCGGGTCCAGATGGGCTTGCTGTCGTTGATCAGGGTCCAGTCCCAGGTGGTCTTCGAGACCTTCTTGGTCTTGGGCTTCTCGTCCTCGGCTTCCTCGACCTTGGCGTCCTCATCCTCCACATCATCCTCGCTCTTCTCGGGcttggcctcctcctccacggGCACCTCCTCCTCGACAGTCTTGCTGGTCCACAGGCGGATGGGGAAGTTAATGAACTGCGAGTACTTGCGGATGAGCTCGCGGACGGTGTCCTGCTCCAGGAAGTCCTGGGCCTCCTCCTTCAGATACAGCGAGATCACGGATCCACGCTTCAGGGTATCGCCGCGGGGATCCTCGGTGATGCTGAAGCTGTTGGCGTCCGACTCCCAGATGTACTGCTTGTCGTCGTTGTGCTTGGTGGTCACCACCACACGGTCGGCGACCAGGAAGGCCGAGTAGAAGCCCACACCGAACTGTCCGATCATGTCGTTCATGTCCTGTCCCTCCGCCTTGCTGGGATCCTGCATCTTGGCCAGGAAATCGGCAGTGCCCGACTTGGCAATTGTGCCCAGGTTGTTGATCAGATCCTGGTGGGTCATGCCAATGCCGGAGTCCATGATGTGCAGCGCCTTGTTCTCCTTGTCGGCCTTGATGCGGATGTGCAGCTCCGGATTGGTCTCCAGCTCCTTGCTGTTGGACAGGGCCAGCAGGCGGATCTTGTCGATGGCATCGGAGGCGTTGGAGATCAGTTCACGCAGGAAGATCTCCTTGTTGCGGTACAGCGAGTTGATGATGAGCTTCATCATGCGGTTGACCTCCGTCTGGAAGGTAAACTTCTCGGCCTGCAGGGTGACGAGGGAGAAAAGAGAAGGGAAATCCCGGTCATACGTGTAACTAAAGCATCATCCGCTGCGAACCCACCTTCTCGCGGATCTCCTTCAGTTGGGCCACGTTCAGTCCATCCAGTTGGATGGCCTCCTCCTCGCGCTTCAGCGTTTCGGCGTCTGCAGATGCGGAATAGATAAAAGGGGCGGTTATTGGGACTCATTCGGAACGCTGACGTGTACCAACGAAATTTGCACAAGTCGCGGGGGGGCGTGTCTACGTACCGGTTCGGGAGCCCTCCTTGAAGGATCCCAGGTCCAGGTCGATGGTCTCCGTGGCCGCTTCATCCTCCTCGGCGGCGATTTGACTGATGCCTAACCAGCACACAAATTAATTAGGTTAAAACACCGGTATTTCGGCGCCGTTTGCGGCGTGGCAAAACGCAACGTACCTGCGAAAAGCAGCAGCCCCAACAGCAAAAAGTACTTCATGATCGCAGATAACTGGATTTACGAGGACGAGCTATCAGTTGCTCCGGCAAAAGGCCACGTCACGAATAACAAAGGCAATAAATTATCCCGCACTTGCGACGCCCGCTTTGATTTCTGGTTAAATGACGCAGACGCAAGGGGAATCGGCCTTTAAATCCCCCACGGAGACAGGGTTGCCAGCTCTTCGGGTGACAAGAAAAAGTAGCCAATGAAAAAGGCTAAAAGTAGCCAGATTAGAAAGGTAGCTGAAATAAGctagattattatttttattaagttatatagtttttttagAGAGCTTATCAAGCAACTGATCATTCATGTTTCCAGTGTAGTCTGTAAACAAACAATTCATTCCGCCAGTCGTAATTGGAAAACCGCTAGATCTTATAGCTAGACTGGCAGCAACTGATTTGTCGCAGGGCTGGAGAAAAGGTTCTGGAAAAATCTATTGGGGGCGTATTCTTCTTCTATTAAGCCGTTTTAGGTTTTTATTGACAATCAAgggtttaaataaaaatgattatatataaatttaaaaattattataaatctAACGGTTTGCTAACTGAAACGTTGCGATATAACGATTTTTTAACAGTGGGAAAGgattagaaaatttaaatacgttttagAGAGACCGTTCTGTCATTCTACTTAAATACTCTTAAATCACTGTTGGTGGGAAGGTGTCTTCGCTAAGTCAGGTGTGTGTACTCGCTAGACGCTCTGCTAGCGATGGGCAAGTGTCGATATCAGCTTCGAATCGATAGTCGTTGCTTCGATGTTTTGTACATCACTACCCAGCTTCAAAAAAAACGTACAGATTGAATTTCGCtagcattttattttcagtcTATTTAAAGGAAAACTCGAAAAAACAAAGTACAAATGGAGTCAAATATTGGTAAATACAAAGTGAAGTGTACGCATTAGTTGGTCTCTATATTGCTTTCCCCCTATTTCTGCAGATAAGGACGCTATCGATGTTGGCGTCTTGGCGCCGAACGACCAGGAAAACGAAGACGCCAATCGGAATGCGGAAATTTCAGCCGCTGCGGGCACTCCTGTGGCCAGGAAAACGCGCAGAGCTGTGCTCCGGCGAATGAACGCCACCTCGGAGAAGGAGTCGCCAACCCACCCCGATCCTCCCAAGACGCCGGGCTCTCCTGGCAATCTGCGCCCAGCCACCGAAACCCCGCGACGCAGTTGCAGGAAGAGCGTGCGTCCTGCGATCGACTACGATGACATCATTGTAAGATCCGCCAAGAAGGTTATAGCCGAGACACTAGCAGCAGATCCCGAGGATGGGGAGCCCTCTACCCACAAGTGGAGCTCCGCGGAGGTGGGCAGGAATTCGCGCAAGCGCAGCCGCAAGTCCAAGCGCATGGCCACTAAGAAGCAGAAAACGGAGAAGGAGATGCCAGAGGATAAGATTGAGGAAAAGCAGGAAACAGAGCTGGTAGTACCAGAGGAGAAGGCCCAGGATCCAAAGGCTACCACAGAGGTTCCAACAGACTTGTCAGAGGAAGTGGGGCAGCTTGATGAACCCCAGGCAGCAGACAGCAAGGAGCAAAATCAATCCAAATATAACAAGGTAGCTGAAGCCGATATAGATGAACTGGGCTTGTCCCCTCTAGAAATGGATACCCAGGATGATGAACCAGATATCCAGGCTGGGGAGACCACATTAAATGTGCCACAGGACAAGAATGAAGAGGATGCGGTCGAAGTTGAAGCCAAGTTGAGTACAGTAGAAGATAATGATGGTCAGAAACATGAGGAGAAATATGAAAAAGCTGGTGAAACCACACAGCCTGCTGATCAGAATGAAGAAGAAACCGTGGCTCATGAGCAAACCATTCCTGAGGAAGAGATGCCCCCACTCTTGATGGAAACTGAAGATCTGGATGAACCAGAGAAGTCGCCCCTCAACACCACCTACGATGCCGAGGAGAAAATAGACGCAGATGAAAGTGTTATCCTGGTTAACACCTCGCATCTGGATGCTAGTGTTATCCTCGTGGTTAGTCCCGATAAAGAACCAGAAGCTTGCGTGCCCAAGCCCGAAATTCCTGAGGAGAAACCGGCGATCAAAGTGGTTCTTACCACAGCAGATGACCAGGACGAAACACTTTTGAATCTGGCCAATGTAGCCTCGCCAAAGGGATCGAAGCCCAGGAAGTCGAAGGGCTTTCGCTTCCCCACGCCCTATAAGGCAAAGCCCATGTTTAATTTCACCGAAACAGTTGAGAAATTTGATAAAAGGCACATGATCAAGGACTTCATAAAGCCCGAAGAACCGAAGTACGAACGCAAACGTTCTAAGTCGGCCAGCGATTGGAATAACACCATGTCGCGAACTGTGTCCTTTCACAGTCCCATTGAGATTGCCAATGTCGAGGACATTGATAAACGATGGAAGGGACTTCAGAAAACTAGTGAGTTTCTTACACATATTCTTAGACTTTTAGCTAACCTGCTTTTTCAGATGTTAATAATCGCCGCAGGCGCTCAAAGTCATTGGATGAAAACCGCTGCAAAGCGAGCAGGATTCCCAAGCCCAGCAAGGGTAAGTCTATAGTCagatttattttcccaataatATAAATGGTTTAACCCCCAGGAGTTATACCGCTGAACAGAACCATCACGCCCAGCAAGGTGAACAAGCGCACCAAGATGCCCAACTTCGCTGCCATGCATGAGAAGCAGTTTGCCAAGATGGAAAGCCTGCTGGATCACGTTGAGCGGAAGGCGGAACGCGCCAAAGTGCTGACCAACTCAGTGCAGAAGCAGCTACCAGGGCCGACGGCCAAGAAGGCACAGAGCTCCTCTTCAGTGGAGGAGCGCCCCCGTCCAAAGGCGTTGAAGAAAATCGACATGACCGCCGATCGAAGCATGGTGATTGAGCATCCCTTAGAGAAGCTTAACTCATCCCGATTGCCCTTGAAGACCACCGCTCCCGCCCTGAATGTGGCTCCGAAGCCAGCCTTCAATCTGTCCACCTCCACGGTCAAGACATTCAACGCTCCGAAGCCAGCTTTCAATTTGTCCACCTCCACGGTCAAGACCTTCAACGCCACCTTTTCCAGCAGACCGGCAGACTCGCAGGACAACAAGTTGGCCGAGCGACGCCAGCGGCGCATTGAAATGTTCAAGGGCAGGACAACCAAGGACCAGAAGGAGAAGGGGGAGTTCATTCGCGGAGTGCGCCTCAATCGACGCTTCGAGCTCCAAATGCAGCACCGTCGACACCTGGAAGAGGAATAGTTTCTTAAGTTGTAGCGTTAACTCTTTATTTACCCTTTTATATTCGCAGgcaggtttttatttttcagctggatccaataaatttgttttcctcTGTCATTACGcacataatttttatgaaattattaCCTATTATATTTGATGTacattattaaaacaaaaaatattaaatatttaatctaTAGATAAATTTACGGCTGAGGGTACAATTTGTGGGTTCTTGGGTTAAAAATGGCCTTACCAACATAGGTACCATAAAATAACAGCTTTTCCAACACTGGTCAAGTGAAACATTTTAAGGCAGCAGGCCTGCCCTTTTGCTTCACATGACTTCCACGTACTTGTCACCATTTGCATGGAGGACTTAAACAATTACACATTACTCGCGAGTTCTTTtgttcatttgtttttaaattagagtttttttttaaatgttgaaaTTGCGAAAACTTTAACGTGATTACtacgtttatttttttcactcCATTCGAGATCAGTTGGCAGCTCCGTCCGAATAACGGCGCTTCTCGCGTTTTCCTGATTCGCCTTTCGCCTTCCTTCGCCCtgcgaatttattttttcatttccttttccgcgccaaaacaaaaagcggACAGGCAAAATGTGTGACGCAGCGAATCCAGCGAAGCCGTGGCAGCTTCCCGGAA is a window of Drosophila biarmipes strain raj3 chromosome 3R, RU_DBia_V1.1, whole genome shotgun sequence DNA encoding:
- the LOC108024699 gene encoding uncharacterized protein CG4951 isoform X2, encoding MTADRWARIESGLWRLLENLKHWQEAHKLDTDLLIDHINVRVQATKEPHPATLSLLADAELTSNDLSLDLQLQYITHEDTTFVAVIPSKRKLATEAESNGSGRNSNSSKGKEASLASKLKAGATSKPKHIDADDDEDDGDIFGSCRQPPAKVKRERRSISQGGEKEKSSSSSGTSSRQANRIKRAQSPVQRNSRASSVESKPARRSGRSPMPPGRFKNYVLGEARASKSKGSKSKVKRVSPTPAKALKVEQMDGARFDALQQLDSMLDMPKPREVEILLLKELGEDDVMNTFEMYRSDFDKLFKEREFKPRTVGYMNIDHMEIIDILNTNIHQKMLKKLGEVYSSRSNHTTLLVNGLLPLWIVRLFMDTYKLSHSDALQQIRDQTKYSSYLKAFNNEPLCSDLDD
- the LOC108024829 gene encoding nucleolar protein dao-5, translating into MESNIDKDAIDVGVLAPNDQENEDANRNAEISAAAGTPVARKTRRAVLRRMNATSEKESPTHPDPPKTPGSPGNLRPATETPRRSCRKSVRPAIDYDDIIVRSAKKVIAETLAADPEDGEPSTHKWSSAEVGRNSRKRSRKSKRMATKKQKTEKEMPEDKIEEKQETELVVPEEKAQDPKATTEVPTDLSEEVGQLDEPQAADSKEQNQSKYNKVAEADIDELGLSPLEMDTQDDEPDIQAGETTLNVPQDKNEEDAVEVEAKLSTVEDNDGQKHEEKYEKAGETTQPADQNEEETVAHEQTIPEEEMPPLLMETEDLDEPEKSPLNTTYDAEEKIDADESVILVNTSHLDASVILVVSPDKEPEACVPKPEIPEEKPAIKVVLTTADDQDETLLNLANVASPKGSKPRKSKGFRFPTPYKAKPMFNFTETVEKFDKRHMIKDFIKPEEPKYERKRSKSASDWNNTMSRTVSFHSPIEIANVEDIDKRWKGLQKTNVNNRRRRSKSLDENRCKASRIPKPSKGVIPLNRTITPSKVNKRTKMPNFAAMHEKQFAKMESLLDHVERKAERAKVLTNSVQKQLPGPTAKKAQSSSSVEERPRPKALKKIDMTADRSMVIEHPLEKLNSSRLPLKTTAPALNVAPKPAFNLSTSTVKTFNAPKPAFNLSTSTVKTFNATFSSRPADSQDNKLAERRQRRIEMFKGRTTKDQKEKGEFIRGVRLNRRFELQMQHRRHLEEE
- the LOC108024699 gene encoding uncharacterized protein CG4951 isoform X1, which encodes MSFSAIGDCQLVSQIYQYRSHRVACTFKVLPTPVTHFKREPKNDFYWMTADRWARIESGLWRLLENLKHWQEAHKLDTDLLIDHINVRVQATKEPHPATLSLLADAELTSNDLSLDLQLQYITHEDTTFVAVIPSKRKLATEAESNGSGRNSNSSKGKEASLASKLKAGATSKPKHIDADDDEDDGDIFGSCRQPPAKVKRERRSISQGGEKEKSSSSSGTSSRQANRIKRAQSPVQRNSRASSVESKPARRSGRSPMPPGRFKNYVLGEARASKSKGSKSKVKRVSPTPAKALKVEQMDGARFDALQQLDSMLDMPKPREVEILLLKELGEDDVMNTFEMYRSDFDKLFKEREFKPRTVGYMNIDHMEIIDILNTNIHQKMLKKLGEVYSSRSNHTTLLVNGLLPLWIVRLFMDTYKLSHSDALQQIRDQTKYSSYLKAFNNEPLCSDLDD
- the LOC108024698 gene encoding endoplasmin codes for the protein MKYFLLLGLLLFAGISQIAAEEDEAATETIDLDLGSFKEGSRTDAETLKREEEAIQLDGLNVAQLKEIREKAEKFTFQTEVNRMMKLIINSLYRNKEIFLRELISNASDAIDKIRLLALSNSKELETNPELHIRIKADKENKALHIMDSGIGMTHQDLINNLGTIAKSGTADFLAKMQDPSKAEGQDMNDMIGQFGVGFYSAFLVADRVVVTTKHNDDKQYIWESDANSFSITEDPRGDTLKRGSVISLYLKEEAQDFLEQDTVRELIRKYSQFINFPIRLWTSKTVEEEVPVEEEAKPEKSEDDVEDEDAKVEEAEDEKPKTKKVSKTTWDWTLINDSKPIWTRKPAEVTEDEYTSFYKSLTKDSSEPLSQTHFIAEGEVTFKSLLYVPKVQPSESFNRYGTKSDNIKLYVRRVFITDEFNDMMPNYLNFIRGVVDSDDLPLNVSRETLQQHKLIKVIKKKLVRKVLDMLKKIDKEAYEKFWKEFSTNIKLGVMEDPSNRSRLAKLLRFQTSNGKGVTSLAEYKERMKAKQEHIYYIAGANRAEVEKSPFVERLLSKGYEVLYLVEAVDEYCISALPEFDGKKFQNVAKEGFQLNESEKSKKNFESLKSTFEPLVKWLNDVALKDQISKAQVSERLSNSPCALVAGVFGWTGNMERLAMSNAHQKSDDPQRTYYLNQKKTLEINPRHPLMRELLRRVEADEADDTAKDMAVMMFRTATLRSGYMLQETSQFADSIEQMMRQTLGVSQDEQVEIDEEEEDDAEEPATASQESASADDEEEDQQHDEL